From Achromobacter spanius, a single genomic window includes:
- the msuE gene encoding FMN reductase: MTHPLRLVAVSGGMQRPSRTTALAEELLALIANEIPCEPRLVEMGRIAPQLAGATWRSNLPDTVERELAAVEQADVLVVATPVYRGSYTGLFKHFFDFIHQDALIDKPVLLAATGGSQRHALVIDHQLRPLFSFFQARTLPLGIYATDEDFVDYRLKNDALIERAGLAVQRALPLVELTRQMRAAAAAEAIAA, encoded by the coding sequence ATGACACACCCCCTACGCCTGGTCGCCGTTTCCGGCGGCATGCAACGTCCCTCCAGGACCACCGCCCTGGCAGAGGAACTGCTGGCGCTGATCGCCAATGAAATCCCCTGCGAACCCCGGCTGGTCGAGATGGGCCGGATCGCCCCGCAACTTGCCGGGGCGACGTGGCGCTCGAACTTGCCCGACACGGTCGAGCGCGAGTTGGCAGCAGTTGAGCAAGCCGATGTCCTGGTGGTGGCCACGCCGGTCTACCGCGGCTCCTACACCGGCCTGTTCAAGCACTTCTTTGATTTCATTCATCAGGACGCCTTGATCGACAAGCCGGTCCTCCTGGCCGCCACCGGCGGCAGCCAGCGCCATGCGCTGGTCATCGACCACCAGTTGCGGCCGTTGTTCAGCTTCTTCCAGGCGCGCACCTTGCCGCTGGGCATCTACGCCACCGACGAGGACTTCGTCGACTACCGGCTTAAGAACGACGCGCTGATCGAGCGTGCCGGACTGGCCGTCCAACGCGCACTGCCGCTGGTCGAACTGACCCGTCAGATGCGAGCCGCCGCGGCCGCAGAAGCCATCGCGGCCTGA
- a CDS encoding DUF1852 domain-containing protein: MNKDFTFSIKSLRFDENYQPSDSTRITTNFANLARGESREQNLRNTLKMIDSRFNDLAHWDNPTGDRYAVELDIITAEMTLGANGNGNGNAFPLIEVLKTNIVDKKTGNRIDGIVGNNFSSYVRDYDFSVLLPEYNDNKPAFSTPEDFGDLHGKLFKHFVDSEAYKANFKKPPVICISVSSSKTYHRTDNHHPILGVEYQQSEFSPTDQYFEKMGLQVRYFMPPNSVAPLAFYFQDDLLGAYTNLELIGTISTMEAFQRIYRPEIYNANSAAGKRYQPSLKNQDYSLTQIVYDRVERSQLAVKQGKFAEANFIKPYKHVLDQWAASHSHQ; this comes from the coding sequence ATGAACAAAGACTTCACCTTCAGCATCAAGAGCCTTCGCTTTGATGAAAACTATCAGCCGTCGGACAGCACGCGCATCACGACCAACTTCGCCAATCTGGCCCGAGGCGAAAGCCGCGAGCAGAATCTGCGCAACACGCTGAAGATGATCGACAGCCGTTTCAACGACCTGGCGCATTGGGACAACCCCACGGGCGATCGTTACGCCGTCGAGCTCGACATCATTACGGCCGAGATGACGCTGGGCGCAAACGGCAACGGCAACGGCAATGCATTTCCGCTGATCGAAGTGTTGAAGACCAACATCGTCGACAAGAAGACCGGCAACCGCATCGACGGCATCGTCGGCAACAACTTCTCGTCCTACGTGCGCGATTACGACTTCAGCGTGTTGCTGCCCGAATACAACGACAACAAACCCGCGTTCAGCACGCCGGAAGATTTCGGCGACCTGCACGGAAAACTGTTCAAGCACTTCGTTGATTCCGAGGCCTACAAGGCGAACTTCAAGAAGCCGCCGGTCATCTGCATCAGCGTCTCCAGCAGCAAGACCTATCACCGCACCGACAACCATCACCCGATCCTGGGCGTGGAATATCAGCAAAGCGAATTCTCCCCGACCGACCAATACTTCGAGAAGATGGGCCTGCAGGTGCGCTACTTCATGCCGCCGAACAGCGTTGCGCCGTTGGCGTTTTACTTCCAGGACGACCTGCTGGGCGCCTATACCAATCTTGAGCTGATCGGCACCATCAGCACGATGGAAGCATTCCAGCGCATCTACCGCCCCGAAATCTACAACGCCAATTCCGCGGCCGGAAAGCGCTATCAACCCAGCCTGAAGAACCAGGATTACTCGCTGACGCAGATCGTCTACGACCGCGTCGAACGCAGCCAGCTCGCCGTCAAGCAGGGCAAATTCGCCGAGGCGAACTTCATCAAGCCGTACAAGCACGTGCTTGATCAATGGGCTGCCAGCCACTCCCACCAATAA